Proteins encoded by one window of Constrictibacter sp. MBR-5:
- a CDS encoding peptidoglycan-binding protein: MHTMLRNMMLGATALALTASMVGAATTANAQTSAPTVAPAPASPAAIPGSRVKALQEALSEQGMTVTADGVLDEETRAAIRKYQSQHHLPVTGEPDQATLDKLGVAAGNARGQRMGSAGMCQGGMGQGGAMGQGCPMMGQGMMGQGTMGQGMGQGGMMGMMGDQGGMPGMMAGRGSGAGMGSEDGGMRGPNMMRLMFALMDADGDGALSPQEFQAAHERIFNAADGDDDGSLTMEEMQGFMHGPGKPARRMRAR, encoded by the coding sequence ATGCACACGATGCTAAGGAACATGATGCTCGGCGCTACTGCGCTGGCCCTGACTGCCTCAATGGTAGGCGCGGCGACGACCGCCAACGCCCAGACCTCAGCGCCTACGGTCGCCCCGGCTCCCGCGTCGCCGGCAGCGATTCCCGGTTCGAGAGTGAAGGCGCTGCAGGAAGCACTGAGCGAGCAGGGCATGACCGTGACGGCCGACGGCGTTCTGGACGAGGAGACGCGAGCCGCTATCCGAAAGTATCAGTCGCAGCACCACCTCCCCGTCACCGGCGAGCCGGACCAGGCGACTCTCGACAAGCTGGGCGTTGCCGCAGGAAATGCGCGTGGTCAGAGGATGGGCAGTGCCGGGATGTGCCAAGGCGGCATGGGCCAGGGCGGCGCGATGGGTCAGGGCTGCCCCATGATGGGCCAAGGCATGATGGGTCAAGGCACGATGGGTCAAGGCATGGGCCAGGGCGGCATGATGGGGATGATGGGCGACCAGGGCGGAATGCCTGGCATGATGGCCGGCCGTGGCTCCGGCGCGGGGATGGGTTCCGAAGATGGAGGCATGCGCGGCCCGAACATGATGCGTCTCATGTTCGCCCTGATGGACGCGGACGGCGACGGAGCGCTCTCACCGCAGGAGTTTCAGGCGGCGCATGAACGCATTTTCAACGCCGCCGATGGCGATGACGACGGTAGCCTGACGATGGAGGAGATGCAGGGCTTCATGCATGGACCGGGGAAGCCCGCGCGGAGGATGCGCGCCCGTTGA